ACAAACGTTTCAATCAATATTTTATCTACTGTTTGATTTTGTCGCCATCCTTCATACTTGGCAAATTGCGGATAATGTGGCTTATGGGGTCACGTCCAAAAGCCAAGGCCTTAGTAAATGATCTGAATCGCGATTTTTGCTACGTCAAGGTTTTTGGCGGTGTCTGCAACTGTAATTGTAGCCATATCAGCTGCATTTGTTTGTAACCTCTCACAATATCAAGAAACACAGTGAAACTGCAACTTAAAATTTTGCCAGAAAACTTTGACACTGGCTGAAATCGCTGCTACCATTTTCTAAAACCTTATTTCAAATGTTCCATGGTATTGTAATTCACACTCactttgtttctgttttttttttctttatagtgTATTGGGTGGTAGTCATGGTGTTCCACGTGTTCATTACAAGGGACGGCAAGGTGATTACTATGTTATGGTATGTGTGCTAAAATAAAACCTTTGACGGAAGTTTTTCTACTGTGTTCTCTCACCGAATGCTTTTGGAACTTGACGTCGCATTTGTTGCATTGCAGGTCATGGATATGCTTGGCCCTAGTCTGTGGGATGTCTGGAATAACAACTCAAACACGTAAGTATTTGAGTTTGGAATGTCATGAAAGGGAatgtgttattttgttaatattatggAGAATATTGCGTAGATAACTCCGTTTTATCTTTTTCTGGCTTTAGAATGTCTGCGGAAATGGTGGCATGTATAGCAATTGAGGCCATCTCCATATTAGAGAAGATGCATTCTAAAGggtcactctctctctctctctgtgtgTCTTTTCTATTCTGCTTATGATATATATCTGAAGTTTCTTAATTAAGCTGAACGGATCcgatttgaattttatttttgtatgtttccATTGTTTTTTGTTACAACACACctagataaatatttaatgttatctCTAACTTAAATGACATCGTATCAtcaatttatacaaattttaagcAACTTGTACTGCACAAAAGgtagtattttatatttttaaaatataggaTTTTGGTGGAAGAGAGCGAGCTGGTATGGTTGCCATTTGTGACTGGTTGGTCACTAGTTTGAACCCAGAAACAGTCTTTTGCATATGCATGGGGAACAATAATTCTCCCCTGTACCTTTATGATGTGAGGAGCCTTCCTTCACTAGTACATCAGTAATAGAATTTTTGGGGAAAAGGAGTGAAATGTGAAAAGTGGTCCACTAGTAGGAATTTTATAAGATTTGTATGGCATGGGATGTAATTGACTTGTGGTAGATAGAAACCTCTAGCACACATCAATATGTCTGTATTGTGAATAATGACATCATGTTGCTGTCATTTTTCAGGTATGTGCACGGTGATGTAAAACCTGAGAATTTTTTGCTTGGCACCCCTGGAACTGCTGATGAGAAAAAGCTTTTCCTAGTTGATCTTGGATTAGGTAAATATTCCACCTTATTATTGAAGTTGTGATGCTATCACTCATTGAATATATCTTAATTTCTCATAACACGTCCATACACTCTGCCCTCTTTTATTGTGCAGCAACCCGTTGGCGTGATAGTTCAACTGGCTTTCATGTTGAGTATGATCAACGTCCTGATGTATTTAGGTGAATTATTTGTGTTTCTTTTGCTAAATACTTTCTTAGCAATGTCCAGACTGTTTGATGAGTATAACATATTATTGCCACAGAGGAACAGTTCGATATGCTAGTGTGCATGCTCATCTGGGTAGAACAGGAAGCAGGAGAGATGATTTGGAATCTCTTGCTTACACATTGATTTTCCTTCTTCGTGGCCGGCTACCTTGGCAAGGATACCAGGTTCTATATGCTTCAAATATAGTCATTTggtgttaataataattaaaattttccattctaataaaatttagttcCAGGGAGAAAATAAAGGATTTCTTGTGTGCAAGAAAAAGATGGCAACCTCACCAGAAGCTTTGTGTTGTGTCTGTCCTCCCCCATTCCGGCAGTTTGTGGAATACGTAGTGAATTTGAAGTTTGATGAAGAACCAAATTATGCTAAGTATATATCACTTTTTGATGGAATTGTTGGACCGAATCCAGATATCAGACCCATAAATACCGAAGGTGCACAAAAGGTATTAAATCCTCTATTGCTTTAATGTATACGGTTTACTATATGTAGATAAGGGATGACTCCTGTGgatatttatttgatttgtgcTTTGAAGCTTATAAATCTGGTTGGACATAAGAGAGGACGATTAACtgtggaagaagatgatgatgaacaACCAAAGAAGAGAGTAAGAATGGGAATGCCAGCAATGCAATGGATTAGTGTGTACAATGCCCGCCGACCAATGAAGCAAAGGTTTTCTCCtgaatacaaataaataagtaatttcAGCAATGTAAAAGTTGTCAGATTTCACTGCCTTTATTTTTTGAAACAGGTACCATTACAATGTTGCTGATGTGCGGCTGTCCCAACACATTGAAAAGGGATATGAGGATGGGTTATTTATCAGCAGTGTAGCTTGTTGTTCTAACCTATGGGCACTTATTATGGATGCTGGCACTGGTTTCACTGCTCAAGTTCATGAACTCTCACCCCACTTCCTTCATAAGGTAGGGAcatgatttattttaagattGTTAGAATTGGTGACATTGTATTTGTTAGTAATGTTATGTTGGTGAATTAatataggttttttttttggtagGAATGGATTATGGAACAGTgggaaaataattattacattagTGCAATAGCAGGCTCTAACAATGGGAGCTCATTGGTTGTAATGTCTAAAGGTAAGTCGTTTTTGGTCTGTTCTTTAGGCATCGAGTATTTTAGTGACAATAGTTTACTTGATTGTTTTGAGGAACTGTTTGCATAAATTAGGGAGTAGTATTGTGTTTGGATTGTTGTCTCATGTCTGTTGATggtttgttttgttattttcagGGACCCAATACATGCAGCAATCCTATAAAGTTAGCGAGTCATTTCCATTTAAGTGGATCAATAAAAAATGGAGAGAAGGATTTTCTGTCACTGCTATGGCTACTGCTGGGAGTAGATGGGCAATTGTAATGTCCCGTGGTGCTGGATATTCAGACCAGGTTTTACAGTTATTTTTAAGCATTTTTTGACTAAGTTGTATTAAACAGTATGTGATATGAAATTTTCtctttctaaatttaattcCAGGTTGTGGAACTTGATTTCCTGTATCCTAGTGAAGGCATTCATCGCAGGTGGGACAATGGTTACCGCATCACTTCAACTGCTGCCACCTGGGACCAAGCTGCTTTTGTTCTTAGTGTCCCAAGAAGAAAACCGGCTGATGAAACTCAAGAGACACTCCGCACATCT
This window of the Vigna angularis cultivar LongXiaoDou No.4 chromosome 7, ASM1680809v1, whole genome shotgun sequence genome carries:
- the LOC108338310 gene encoding casein kinase 1-like protein HD16, which encodes MTELRSGRNWATFHDPNPNPNPNPNPNTKARQRRTRRTAVNTGRYNRNTLARCRIGNRELGEKEQQQQPAPLLRVSEEDKEKEMDDEFDSGGGRSPDKAAPAEDEGSTAPIPERVQVGGSPLYKLDRKLGKGGFGQVYVGRRVGAGAGALEVALKFEHRSSKGCNYGPPYEWQVYNVLGGSHGVPRVHYKGRQGDYYVMVMDMLGPSLWDVWNNNSNTMSAEMVACIAIEAISILEKMHSKGYVHGDVKPENFLLGTPGTADEKKLFLVDLGLATRWRDSSTGFHVEYDQRPDVFRGTVRYASVHAHLGRTGSRRDDLESLAYTLIFLLRGRLPWQGYQGENKGFLVCKKKMATSPEALCCVCPPPFRQFVEYVVNLKFDEEPNYAKYISLFDGIVGPNPDIRPINTEGAQKLINLVGHKRGRLTVEEDDDEQPKKRVRMGMPAMQWISVYNARRPMKQRYHYNVADVRLSQHIEKGYEDGLFISSVACCSNLWALIMDAGTGFTAQVHELSPHFLHKEWIMEQWENNYYISAIAGSNNGSSLVVMSKGTQYMQQSYKVSESFPFKWINKKWREGFSVTAMATAGSRWAIVMSRGAGYSDQVVELDFLYPSEGIHRRWDNGYRITSTAATWDQAAFVLSVPRRKPADETQETLRTSAFPSSHVKEKWSKNLYIASICHGRTVS